The Thunnus thynnus chromosome 1, fThuThy2.1, whole genome shotgun sequence nucleotide sequence CTTGAGCCCGAAGTGTTTCAACCTTCACAATTTCAAGAAGACAACATTTATTAGCAAACAGATATTATGTGTTTCTCTTCTCAGATTATTCAATTGTGATCTTATATAGATTGTTGGCAtcaatgctttattttacacatCTGTAATTTCCCAATAATTTACTTGgaagtttcctggaaagaactatCGTATCTAATTATGGGGAAACTAGGAATGGAAAGAAAAGCTCAATTTAAACCCAAGTTACAAGTTATTTTTAGAAACTTGTATGCTTTCTTTTAGACAAATTTCATATTTTGGCATGTTCAAGTGAGCTGCTGTGcactgactgaaatattttctatatttcacCAGCAGTGTACTGGAATTGTACTAATTGCActataaaaacactgtaaacacagtgaacactgtctctgttttccatactgtatatactgcacAGTATACTGTCAGTTTACAAAGCTCTTTTCATGAATCGTCTTGGAAATTATTCAGAAATTATGGACTGTTACGGCCCAGAGGTTGTTTAGTGACATTTTCTGTGCATTTGTATATTGTGTGCTTTAACCCcctgtgtgtgcttgtggatttctttctctctgatgaACCTGCTGTGGCAGCTCTGTGTAACGGGCTTCAGGAGAGCTTCTCTGACTGGCTGAGTAAATGATtgtgtgattgagtgtgtgCAGATTGTTCCAGAGAGCTGATTGGTTCCAGCCTAAAAGATAATGGTTTAAAGGCCAACTTCCCCCAGCTCCTGCAGGttctcctctctccacctccaaccagccagccagccaacaTGTTCTTGTGCTGAATATTGTAAATAGCTCTGCAAGTATATAGCCTAGGTTGCGGGGGGGGgtagcatttttgtttaatctctttcctcctgttttgcTAAGTTAGTTCGGTCagtaatttgtatttttgtttctttttgtttgagtAGGTGATTTCACTTTGTTTAGCTTTAGttcccttttgtttgttgttatgcTGCTAACCCACCCTGAAGCCAAAagtatgaaataaacatttaaattcctTGTTGCTGGTGGTTCTTGGGAGCTGTTGAGAGGAGAGTCTCATTTTCATGTTGTGCCAGGGTTTCCATCAGAGTGGGTCATAACATGGAcccattaaaaaaagattttatgcAGCAGAATTAACTTTACTGAAAGACCAAGGTGAGCTATGAACTTACAAAAGGCCATTTAAGACTCTaataatatgcttttttttagattttttttttggcatttagcCTCTGTTAGATATACAGTAGGTCACAGTagagatacagacaggaaatggtgagggagagagaaagggttTGGCTCACAGTGAAGACCCACCGCTGGAATCCAACCAGAGACGTTGCGATCACAGAATATGGTGGTGTGTGTCTTAACCACTAATGGCCACTAGGACGCCCCACCCTTTATGCACACTGGGTCAGATTAGGTTTTAAGTACCTTCTGTGCACTGAATTCATACGTGTGacgtatgtatgtatttaatcCTCACCCATtatcaaaacacaaagatgaacAGGAAACCTAAATGCATGCAACTCACACAGAGATAAATAaactctcctcacctcctcaatCATTCCTTTGACTTTCCTTTGCTGGCAGAACACCATATCGTTCAAGTGCTTGATTCTCTCACGGAGATCCACAGCTTCACCTTGCAGCTCTTTGGACCTAAAGATGACCAGCGACCAGTTATCCTCACAAATAAACTCATTACTCTGGTGTCTGTGCTGCACCTCCACCAAAACAGGCGTGAAACTGTATTCTTCAGCTTGGAAATTAGTTGTAGGCAAAACAATCTTAAGTCAAGATACACTTATAAGCTTTTTTTCCATAGCTTTCCACTTGTTCAGCTCACAAGAAAACTTAAGATTCagctgagcaaactccatccactCATTAAGAGAGTGTGATATGGTTGAAATTTcaggaaaaagctagtaagtggacctttattagggattgttttgtcaaacttgACATTCATTTTCTACCTTTTGGCTACAGTTGAATCAGTCGTGTCTGTCAGCTCCATCAAACGGAGACGCTGTTCACATTCTTGCAGTTTCCTTTGAAGTTGAATCTTCTCCTATTGAATGATTTCAAGGTGGTTATTATGTAAAGGTAATGTAAAGGTGGCTATATTTTGTTATGCAATGTCAAAGGATGGGCTCACATTTTTCATGTCCATCTTACTACAACACTCACACGCCCATAAGTTCAATAAAATAGTTAAGCCCAAAGAGATCCCTCCCTAACGTGGtgtcaatgtaagtgatggtgaacaaaatccacagccctcattcggtgcaaaaatgcattcttATGTTACTGTAACTtgatatgaggcttcaacagtcttGAATTTTACAATGAAGCGGGTATCTTACAAAGTGTTTTTAGCATTTCATACTAAAAGGGCTGTAACTCTGAAAGATACCCGTTTGATTCCACTAATTCCCACTACTGAAACCTCATATTGGCTTCAGCagaacttttaaatgcattcatGCACAAACTGAGGACTGACGATTTTGTGCCACATCGGCTACAAtggattgtgtttgtttgaagtgGATCTCTTTGTGgtggaggaatgattacagcaaccaaACATGGTTTCAATCTACATAATGGAATGTAAGTActgttttaagattttaaaaatgcgAACTTCTCATTTAAAAATTGCCTTACCTTCCCCATACATTCCAGTAGACGCTCAAGTTCACCGATCCTCTGATCTCTCTCAGAAATCTTGGCCTCTGCGGTCCTGATATTCCTCTCTGCTTCTTCCAGTCGCCTGATGTACTCATCCAGTTGGGCCTGTGTAAGTAAAAATACACTTTGGCTCAGATATAGAACTTATTTCTAAAACTGCTCATTAAATGACCCAATTTTTGTAATTATCATTTCTGGCGTTCTTTAGATGACACTGCATTACAATACctgtaaaatgtcttaaaatcaAAAATTGTCACACATCTGCCTTGTTCTCGTGACATGTATTATTGGCTTTGAAACTATATATCATGTACCATGGTGACAGTTAATGAACAAAGAGGTAAAGAATGCAGACCTGTAGGTTCTCAATTTCTTCCCTGTGTTTCCGTTGTTCCTCCAGCAGCTTTTCCTCATACTCCCTCTGTAGCGTCATCGAGAGCTCCTGCAGAGCCTGACTGTTGGCCTCCCGTGAAGACTCCACCTGGACAGTTCACAGCGCAGCAAAAATTATGACTCCACTAAGCTGATTATACCATATTGACACTAGAGTAGAAGATGCAGGTGCAGCTGATGCATTTTTGTACTGCAGTAAGATCATCTACTATAGAATCTGCTGGATGAAAACACAGCGCTTTATCTATTATTCCTCATATTGTATTAAAAAGTATTGTCATTTTGTCTCTTATGGACAAAATAAGAGACAATACTCAGTTATACCCAGTTCTGACTGAAACTGGGTATAAGTTCTCTGAACATTTTTGTGACTATTTTTGATGATCTCTACATATTTCACTGTAACCTACtgcagagatgagagaaaacGATCAGGTATAGTAGTTATATAATAGGGCACGTAAAATAGGTCATGACACACATGTAAAGAATAACTTTTGTATGTTAAGCCTTCTCTTTGTTCATACAATACTGCACAACTTGCCTGTATCCGTCTCTTACTGACTCATCAGATCATTGTGCAGCAGGCCATTTGAGCACCTACTTGTCACACCAGCTGGTTGACCACTATCTCAGTGAATGTGTCAGATCAGGTACTCCCACAGTAATGTTTTGAAATCTGCAGATACATGTGGGTTTgtatgaatgagtgtgtgtgtgtgtgcttacactgcatgagtgagtgtgtgtttacctggaGTCTCAAAGTCTGGTTTTCAGCCTGCGCAGCGGCCAgctccctctccctgtctctgagtttctcttgtgttttctcACAGGTGCTGCGCAAACTCTTTACCTCCTCCCTCatgtccactctgttctgacagTTCTCCAGAAGGGATTTCTGCAAAGGATACTTCTTTTACTCATAAATCCAACTCTTCCTGTAATAGCATTGAGCTGTGACAAGGAAGGTTTTCACAGGTTCGGTGTCATTGATTTGTTACCTGCAGGCCGATGTTAGCGGATATAAGGGAGCCGTTCATCTGATCAAAGCTCTCCATGGCTGACGTCCTGATCTTCACCTCTGACTCAAGGCTCCTCCGATGTGAGTTGGCAGCCTGCAGAAGCACACAATCTGCATTTTCAGATTCATTCACAGCTTCACAGATTTGAGTTTGATGAGGGAGTTCTGATAATTCAGCCACATGGTATTACATACTGTAATCCTTTACCCTGATTTCCTGTGAAAGCTTCTGCATTGATTGCTGCATCCCTCCAAACTGCCCGTACATCCGCTCTCTCACCTTCTCCAGAGAATCTCTCACCTGTACACAGATACAGAGAACATAGAGAAATTATCTACACAGCAACCCATCCTGCACAACACAGGTGACATGATGTTAAGAGATGGATGCATTACTGTAAACTGATGGTCCGGCTGCTTGTTTATCTCACATTTTGTTGTCGTCTCCACTCACCTCCCTGATGTACCTCATCTCATCGTGAAGGTGATTGACCGTCCACTCTCGTGCCATCACTTCCTGCTGTCTGTCCGAGCCCGTCCTCTGCACTATGCCATACACTTTGGGCCCATGATGCTGCAGCGAGGTCTCTGGCACCCCATTGGTCATGTCTCCTAGGTGCTGAGGGAGACAGGATCGCACTGGTCAGGTTTCTGTAGCCACCCTCCAACTGAGGCTGACTtagtgattgtgtttgtgtatttgtgtgcacgTTCACAAACACAGTTGTTCTTGACTATAggtctttgtgtgtgaattCGCTCCCTTGCATATGTGCACTTGATCAGGTATTTCCAGCACTACTGTTGCTGAGTACTGGAAACAGAAGGTTGGGAACTGATGGCTAAAAAAAGTGCAAGGTGCATTGGAGGTGTCATGTTTCTGCAACCTGGTACATGAGCTGCTGCCGTTCCTGCCTATTGTGCTTCCAACAGCCGGGCGCCCAATGAAAACAGATGCACACCAGCACAGGAGCAGAGCAGCACTTCAAACAGTCCAAAccacaaaataacaaatgacTGTTTAATCACAGgcatatataaataacagaactTCAACTTCAATTTCTATGAATATTTCAGATCTACAGCAAGAGGCAAATGTTTTGAgcctgttaattattttcttgattagtcagttaatcatttggatgataaaatgtcagaaaataatgaaatcaaaATTCCTAAAGCCcaaaatgattataatgtctaatgtaattatttagtcCGACCTACAGCCTAAAACCTGAATATATATCCAGTTTACTTTCatagaatacaaaaaaaatggacTAAAAGTGGACTAACCAATTAATTGTctaataatttcagttttttggatATTTACAGTTTCCCATGATGCTGCACATCTTGTTGTCTCTGTTCTACATTTTCACATAACACAgacaatattaaaacattttaccgAACCAGTGAGGATGAATCTACAGTATCGCTCTCTTCAAActtacacagacacacttgAGATATGGAATTTGTTACAGTTGTCGACAAGCATTTGCTCATGTTGAATATCCATGAATACATTATTGATGACAGCCTGCGAGTGCACAGGAAGGTGTTATACAGAAGCATGTCAGTGACACACATGCTAAAGCAGCACATGTGTCGCAGTGTTATGCCTATTATTCATGTGGTAGATGTGGCTGTCTACCTGCTGAGGTGACTCCCTGCCAGCTGGCCTCTCTCTTTGGATCAGtccattcttcttcttccatatttttttcgcatctttttcttcctcagtctgcagagaaaaaaaaacacaactcataTTTAAGCCGCTGCTGTGGATGATTTACTTCATTCCATGTGTGGACACCTCAAAAGTGTTCAAAACAAGTGTTATTATTTTGTGCCATCATTCCACAACACCAATACCTTCTAATTAGCAAAGTGTCTATGGGAATAATGTGCTCTGGTCTCTCATTGTTCCTggttacatgtagaaaatatgtTCTTACAATGACACCATGAATGCAAGCAAACAGACTAATTTCTTGTttaaaagatagatagataaatagacagacagacagacagataacatCTTTTAAAAGCTTCTGCTCAAACTAAACATTCATCCAGGACCTGTTGCTCAGAGAAAAAGGCGTCAGTCTCCACATCTAGCAGAGATAAGAGTGCGGAGGACTAGAACAAAGCCGCCAGTGTTGTCTTGTGGACAGGGCCGAGCCTCACATTTCTCCACCACTTAATCTACAGACGACATGCTGCTGAGAAATGGCGAAGGCCTGCTAACAGGCGGATATGAATTCCAgcagaagagagggaggaacagCCAACTTTATGTTTAACAACACTGCAGACTGCTTCTCTGAGATCTCAGCATCACAATGCTCTCTTTGCCGAGCTTTGAATTTTACAATGCCTTTGTTTACCTGGTGAAGCTAAACCTGCAGCCATGTAATTTTGGTGGAAGGAACAGTGTGCAGAGCATACAaagtttcctttgttttgttgccATGAGGAGCTTGACCTGCTCACAGACGTCACCACCTTAACTACCTGAATTAATCAAACATGTAAAAGCTACTGAAAGAGCATAATTagtataattaattataaattataagtaattaatttcatattaataattacaTGTCAGTGCATTGTAAACATTTTCCTGTGTCACTTGTTCATAGCACATGAACTGACTGCTCTATCATATAACTGTATTGTGAAGGACTCAACTGATTGGAATTTGCTTCTTATTtccaacacaaacatgaacattgtCTTTAAAGTCACAGCACAAAGACCCTCTGATGTAGCTCATTGGGCTGAATAGAGTTCACTTTGAAGGGACTTTTGGCGACTGTGGCAATGAAATCCAATGCTATAAGTGTAGAAACATTTATATGTAACCACTCTGTGtcttagttgtgtgtgtgtgtgtgtgtcatggtgCAGATGTATTACGTCTCATCTAGGTCATAGTCACTGGTTGGATTGTGTCCATATGGTGTCAGGTTGCAGGACACACCCTTTCTAATTTTATAGTAAATAACCACTTTAATCAACATTCCAACTGAAACCAAATATCTCTGAATATCTCTGGAAGAGGAAGTTTTAGTCATTTCCTTCCTCCTTGATTAACTTCACatcttcccttttttctttttccatcacaAAAATTGCACAAAACGCACGTGTCCTAGCCCACATTTTAAATTCCCTCGAGAGATTGAACAACTTCAGTGGAAATTTGGCTAAAAAAAAGGACGCTTCTTGTGTCaataaatgcagtaaaaaaaaaaaaaaattggactGTTCAATCAAGCCTTATCAGCACTGTGTCCTTTCTTGACGTTGTGCAGGCATTTCAACTGAATGctgctgcaacaacaacagagttACGTGTCACAGTTCAACTCTTCAAGTTGCTTTGACGTTATGTTTATCCACATTGTGCCGAAATATGTATCAGCTTGTTTTAGCACTTCAGTGTATTTACATAAGCTTGCACTGCTGCGCTGTTACATTTTATGAGAAATTCTAGTTGTCttttgtgcatcattttgtgcatattttatttggaaactttctttttcttcttcttaacTATTATTTAAAGTACTATTGTGACAGTTTGACTAAAGCAATGCATTTGTGTCGATCATCCCAGTGGTATATTAGGTAGGTTAAAGTATTTTTGCACTGagattttctattttattttaagtttttatgcACTATTTTTATTTAGTCTCAATATATCCCTCTAATATTTTTATAACACTCGAGGTTCTTGATCATCTATAAAAACTGATGTCATACAGTTTACTGGTCACTCTGCTGTTGGAGCTGCAGATTTCTGTCAGGGACAAATAAGCTGCACAGTTATGTCCTCACTAAACACACTCTGAAGTACATCGAGCACATATGTGTTACTCTGTGTGTATTAACTCTTGACCAGACTGTCCTCTGTCATCAGTCCCAGTAGTCATGGCCACGCCCTCCCAAGGATAAGCACATTCAGAGATTACAGCAGCCTGCTATCAGTGGAGTGTGTTGAGGTTTGAACACCATGCTCCCGGTGCCAAggttcaaacaaaaacacaccgCCGTGCTTCTGTCAGGATCCTACTCAGTTAAAGAGACCAAAAACCTCCCCAGTGCCAACAAGGAGTAAAGTATCATACTCAGTTCTCACATTCGCAACAGCCTCTGGACCACAGatcctgaacacaaacaaagacCAAGGCAGAGCCACCTACagcaaacacccacacagcctGCAGCGTGTACTCACAATCATAACTCACACGGTTACTATGTACAGAAACAGACCTGGTTACTGTAACAAGTGTAGTTCTACAATTCAGTAAGCAAATGATAAATTTTTATGAGCTATGTTTTGTTTAGTTATCAGTATTTGTGTCAGTATTGTTTCAACTAAACTCTTAGATGTCTCTGACAAAGTGGAGATACCAAATATACTGTCTGTTCAGCCAAAGCATGtcaaaaaaaactgttgtatgGAATAGATTTTCACTACAGTCTGGGTTGAGCTTTGAAGTAAATGTGTAACAGCTGTGAATGCATtatcacacgcacacaccctcCTGTCATGATTGTGTAACCGCTGCAGATGATAAAAAAGCCATAAATCTCAGTGGTTCCGCCTAAGAATTCGTATTCGTATATATGTTGAATCATCACATGTCACTATTTTTAAGAGTGACCGTGCATGTGTTGTTGTAGAGACACACACTGCTTAAGTTGGTTTGTTGAGACAAATTCAGGTCAACTTGAGGAAATTTGGTTCAGTTGAACTCTATTCATTAAATCTTTACCTAACTAAATGGGTCTGTCAGGCAAGACTTCCAGGCAGGATATACCATGGCTAATTGTAGAATTTGAATGAGGGAGATATACGACTTACTGTGTCTGCAGTTTTGGGCTGCTTgtttccattatttcctgcatgGAGAGTTAACCTGAGGCGTCTGATCCCTctctgagaaaaacaaacagacaaaaagcaaaTTACTGATGTTATGCAAGCAAAACCACATTTTGCATTATAGTTGACATGAAAACATCACTGACCCTAAAGCACAGAAACTCACAGACCTTAACAGTCCAcccacatgtttttttaaaggcaaTAGCAACAGAACAGTAAACAAAGTTTATGTAAATGCTCTGAAAGCTTGCTACAGATACCTCCGTCCTAAAGTTTACAACATAGTGGGTGCTTTGTTTGGTTGTCTACCAAGGAAATATGTtgtcatatttactgtagacattgCAGTAATGTATTCATTCATATCCCACACACAGTTCACTAAAATATAATGGGGTCTTTTTTCATTAGCAAACAATAGGAATAACTTAAAAGGCCAATTTAGAACAAAGGCCTGTTTTATCAGAGAGCTGTTTAAATAAACATGACAGTCCTGCCTCCTGCACACTCAGCTCCCATTACGTGCTCTTGTAAGTGAACACATCCTATAACAAACATGAACTTTCAGCAGATCTGGGAACAGAAAATGTTAGCTGGGACATACGCACACTGAGAAAAGTGATTTCAATGCATACAGATGAGGAAAAAGTGGCTGCACAACTGAAGGCAAAAGGGACAAATAGAagaggcaggaaaaaaaacaccgGGATGTTTAcaaaacacagaggagacatgagagagagaagtggagagacagagggagagtcTCAGTGTCCTGACTGTTCTCTGGGACTTCTTACCTCACTTGAAGACTCTGGAGAGTCCTCTGTTGTGGTGGTGGAAACAGTTCGTCCTGAACCGTAGCGAAGCATGTCTCCTCTTCTGTCCACTCCTCggctctcttcctctccctctctgtctcccctcctcccacccttcctctcactctccttCCTGAGTTCTGCTCAAACTCTCAGAGCAACCATCTGCCCCCGGCCCCAGCcagggaagaggagggaaatTCCACTCTGTCaagtgtggtggtggtgggagtcCACAGGGTCCGAGgttcctctctctgtcaggGAATGACCAGGTGCAGACCGGTTCCACACTTCGACACAACTATGTCATTGTCTAATTCCAGCCTGACTGCTCCTAAATCCACCTGGCTGACAGGCTTGTCAGTTACTCAGCAACCACcaagtctctctccctctgactctctctgtgtctctctgtattCCCATCAGACCTGTCAGGCCACATTTCACCTGCTTCCCTAGTCTGTGCCTCCTGCCCTGAGAGTAAGATATTCACAGGGCGGATCTTAACTTGGGCTGGGACAGGTGGGGCACTTTTTATCAATAGAGGTGGCAAATGGGTGGAGCAGGTAGCCTACTTACTTCTCATTTTGCAGTAAAGGAGTTTGATAATGATAATATCTTCCAGTTTTGGctatatgaaatgttttttagtCTTAATAATGATCTAACAACTGCAGAATATTTATTCTACCACAATTTGCCTATTTTACTGTattcataaacaaaatatacctttaaatatattttctttccttttgtcAAGAGCTTGGTCAACCAcagtgagaagaagaaaaaagcccTTTTCAAATTAAAGAAAGCCAGAAACAGGTTTATACTAAAGAAACATGAGGTGACTTACTTTGTGCAGGAGTTGCTATAGCCAATAAATTATTGATACAGTTGATAGGGGATAGAAATGAAAAGGAAGACAGCACGACAAACATTACTTTTTAATGTCACTGTAACCTACTGCCACACAGCTTTACCTTCACACAATGAATTTATCCTCATCTGTTTTTACTGAACACACCAGCTTATCCTGTCAAATATCTTTAAGGAACAGACAGACAATCATCCCGATGGCCAGATCACATTCCTTGTATGAATGGCCTACAGTCACTCCCTTTTAATAGAAACTAGAGACTCAGAAGAATGGATACTTAAGTCACCTGGCAATACCTTGTTGAGCTGTACATTATATTTCAACAAAGATATACTGTTAGCTAATgtcaaaatatgaaaagaaatcTCAAGAATAATATAATGGGTAATTTCTACAGGGCTTAGAAGTTAATTAGTAACCgaaaatcaaacaaatggtGTTTCTTTACTGCCAGTCACTCTGTCCAAATCCAATGTCATGTGGAAGTCCTCTCTCATAAACATATGATATTCACTGACTGTATTTTAGGGTTCAAACCGAAAGGGTAGAATCCTATTGAGTTTGTGCcggtttattattattatttgttttattgtgccACGGCTCAAATTGCCATGAGCTGGAATGAGCAAGAGACATGAAACTTGGCCCAATAACTGGAAATAATATGCATGTGCTTCCCAGGAAATATGAGCCCAATCAGCCAGATGGTGGCGCTATAATTCACattctaaaacaaaaaaattgaaaggCCAGGACACCCACACAATGAGTTCCATTGACTTGAAATTTTACACACATGTCCAGCTCAATGTGCTCTACAAAAAAGCCAACTGGACCATAAAAGTCTGTCATGATGGATTTTTTGCTTATTTGCATAAACTGAAGAGTAATGTGACATCTACTTTTTGGACTTAGACTGTATCACCACCAAATTTGGTTTACAGCCCAGAGGATGGCCATGACAGATGCCCATTGTGCCCTGGCATCGAACACCTGAGGCAGGCACTGACAGAGAATGCTTGCATTTATTGCAGCTGCATGCCGTTTGCAGAGATGACCACAAGGTTGGCCAGGTCTGACAGTTGCATCACTGAGGCTAGCTTACCTCCTTCAAGAATGCCTGCATTCAGCCCTCCTTCAGGTTCTAAGTGCCACAGGCGCAGACCCCTTGAGGGATGCTGAGACAGGTCTTTCCACAGTTAAGCAAGCAATTCAATTGTCCATCTCATGGCTTGGTCTGGATGCTGCCCCTGTAGAGGCAGCTCTGTGTAATGCCTTTTACAAGCACATCCCACAACCATCTGCCTTCAGAGTTCCACCATCTGAGCCCTACGTTGATGAACTTCAGAGGTGCTGGCCAGACCCCAAAGCATTCCTCCACCTACTGAGTGACTGCAGGGCTTTGGCTGCTATGAAGGATGCCGCCCAATATGGTCTAGACTTCTCTAATTGTATCTCCAGATGAAGCCCTTAGACTGATATAGCAGCTTGGATGGGACGTCTTGGAAACTCTTTTTCCCACCTTGTTCTAGCTCTATCGCAGAGTCTCCAGACTGCCCAGGTTGAGACCCCCAAAACAGAGCCTAAGTGGTGCCTTTCTCCGGGCATTTGCTTTCATGATCACAGAGCTTGGCTTGGCTACTTCGACCTTAGCCCGGTGCCAAGTGTGGCTTGCCCAGTCCCCCTTTTCAGAGGGGTGCAGGAAGACACTTCACATGCTGCCTGTCATTCCAGACCAGATGTTTGGGCCTGCAGCCCAACAGACCTTGGAGTGTAGTGCCCAAGTGAACAAAGTCAAGTAACAGTTTGCTGACTTACACCAGGCACCTTTGCCTAAACCAAGACACACCAGCACTCTTTGCCCTGCAGCCACCACTCAGAGTCCCTCAAAAGCCAGGTGCGCCTCTTTTCAGCAGGGCCACCTCCAACGGTCCCCCCACAGCCTGCCTTTCTGATTTCAATGGATAGGGCCCCCAAAAATGGGGCCGCTACCAACTGACCCCCCAAGCCACCCAAAGGTCATGGGAGTCATGCTTGACTCCCAAAATCCAGGTACCAGCCATTTCTCCTCACAACATCTCAGGTGCTGGGAGGCCTTGATTTCGGACCCTTGagtgttattctttttttttcaggggACACAGTATCCAGTTCAGGCATCGACCCACAAAGTTCAATGATGTCAGAATGACTGTTGTCAACAACCCTCTGAGGTCTCTGGCTCTCTGGTGGGAAACCTTGGTGCAGTATGGCAGCACTTTCTTCTCTGCAGGCCAGGGGCATGCAGATTCCCCCTTACGTGGATGACGGGCTGATATGTGCTCCGACCCAGGAGCAGGCAATCTGTGACACAACAACTCTTTTGACCCACAGGACCCAGCTGGGGCTCACTGTG carries:
- the myzap gene encoding myocardial zonula adherens protein isoform X3; the protein is MLRYGSGRTVSTTTTEDSPESSSERGIRRLRLTLHAGNNGNKQPKTADTTEEEKDAKKIWKKKNGLIQRERPAGRESPQQHLGDMTNGVPETSLQHHGPKVYGIVQRTGSDRQQEVMAREWTVNHLHDEMRYIREVRDSLEKVRERMYGQFGGMQQSMQKLSQEIRAANSHRRSLESEVKIRTSAMESFDQMNGSLISANIGLQKSLLENCQNRVDMREEVKSLRSTCEKTQEKLRDRERELAAAQAENQTLRLQVESSREANSQALQELSMTLQREYEEKLLEEQRKHREEIENLQAQLDEYIRRLEEAERNIRTAEAKISERDQRIGELERLLECMGKEKIQLQRKLQECEQRLRLMELTDTTDSTVAKRSKELQGEAVDLRERIKHLNDMVFCQQRKVKGMIEEVETLRAQVAQKDMFISELLDRIAIVECENNELEDKLKYFMSTQSNRPQEVLETREIGVGCDLLHSRLESSLLRYTPLEYSRYLQSSPSVPSGSFSYNHLSESEPPVSSRHEVDAGTNTDLRSTPEESSSPLSSSQARSRPPQVYTPFMKLMELTAKMNIE
- the myzap gene encoding myocardial zonula adherens protein isoform X2: MLRYGSGRTVSTTTTEDSPESSSERGIRRLRLTLHAGNNGNKQPKTADTTEEEKDAKKIWKKKNGLIQRERPAGRESPQQHLGDMTNGVPETSLQHHGPKVYGIVQRTGSDRQQEVMAREWTVNHLHDEMRYIREVRDSLEKVRERMYGQFGGMQQSMQKLSQEIRAANSHRRSLESEVKIRTSAMESFDQMNGSLISANIGLQKSLLENCQNRVDMREEVKSLRSTCEKTQEKLRDRERELAAAQAENQTLRLQVESSREANSQALQELSMTLQREYEEKLLEEQRKHREEIENLQAQLDEYIRRLEEAERNIRTAEAKISERDQRIGELERLLECMGKEKIQLQRKLQECEQRLRLMELTDTTDSTVAKRSKELQGEAVDLRERIKHLNDMVFCQQRKVKGMIEEVETLRAQVAQKDMFISELLDRIAIVECESNRPQEVLETREIGVGCDLLHRGEAKRHDVEPPVQCESSHLHPIQHPPPVQPSSPFQPSPPTQLSPPTSPIQHPSLYLTLPTQPRTFKPTNPPPSRLESSLLRYTPLEYSRYLQSSPSVPSGSFSYNHLSESEPPVSSRHEVDAGTNTDLRSTPEESSSPLSSSQARSRPPQVYTPFMKLMELTAKMNIE
- the myzap gene encoding myocardial zonula adherens protein isoform X5, producing MLRYGSGRTVSTTTTEDSPESSSERGIRRLRLTLHAGNNGNKQPKTADTTEEEKDAKKIWKKKNGLIQRERPAGRESPQQHLGDMTNGVPETSLQHHGPKVYGIVQRTGSDRQQEVMAREWTVNHLHDEMRYIREVRDSLEKVRERMYGQFGGMQQSMQKLSQEIRAANSHRRSLESEVKIRTSAMESFDQMNGSLISANIGLQKSLLENCQNRVDMREEVKSLRSTCEKTQEKLRDRERELAAAQAENQTLRLQVESSREANSQALQELSMTLQREYEEKLLEEQRKHREEIENLQAQLDEYIRRLEEAERNIRTAEAKISERDQRIGELERLLECMGKEKIQLQRKLQECEQRLRLMELTDTTDSTVAKRSKELQGEAVDLRERIKHLNDMVFCQQRKVKGMIEEVETLRAQVAQKDMFISELLDRIAIVECESNRPQEVLETREIGVGCDLLHSRLESSLLRYTPLEYSRYLQSSPSVPSGSFSYNHLSESEPPVSSRHEVDAGTNTDLRSTPEESSSPLSSSQARSRPPQVYTPFMKLMELTAKMNIE
- the myzap gene encoding myocardial zonula adherens protein isoform X1, whose amino-acid sequence is MLRYGSGRTVSTTTTEDSPESSSERGIRRLRLTLHAGNNGNKQPKTADTTEEEKDAKKIWKKKNGLIQRERPAGRESPQQHLGDMTNGVPETSLQHHGPKVYGIVQRTGSDRQQEVMAREWTVNHLHDEMRYIREVRDSLEKVRERMYGQFGGMQQSMQKLSQEIRAANSHRRSLESEVKIRTSAMESFDQMNGSLISANIGLQKSLLENCQNRVDMREEVKSLRSTCEKTQEKLRDRERELAAAQAENQTLRLQVESSREANSQALQELSMTLQREYEEKLLEEQRKHREEIENLQAQLDEYIRRLEEAERNIRTAEAKISERDQRIGELERLLECMGKEKIQLQRKLQECEQRLRLMELTDTTDSTVAKRSKELQGEAVDLRERIKHLNDMVFCQQRKVKGMIEEVETLRAQVAQKDMFISELLDRIAIVECENNELEDKLKYFMSTQSNRPQEVLETREIGVGCDLLHRGEAKRHDVEPPVQCESSHLHPIQHPPPVQPSSPFQPSPPTQLSPPTSPIQHPSLYLTLPTQPRTFKPTNPPPSRLESSLLRYTPLEYSRYLQSSPSVPSGSFSYNHLSESEPPVSSRHEVDAGTNTDLRSTPEESSSPLSSSQARSRPPQVYTPFMKLMELTAKMNIE